The following are from one region of the Roseobacter fucihabitans genome:
- the cpaB gene encoding Flp pilus assembly protein CpaB, producing the protein MRMVFGLVLLAGVALAGSAVFMAKNYIGAYQAELARAQQNQQAVVPMQTVYVAARPLLYGEVLKESDVRPVTWPIDAIPQGTFNDMAAMFPQGEEDVRLIVRAMEKDEAIMAVKVTEPGEDIGLTTRLEKGMRAFAIRVDVASGVSGFLRPGDRVDIYWTGRITMGPDNGDVTKLIEDSVRLIAVDQNDAQTSGTRIARTVTVAVKPEQVAALAQAQSTGNLSLSLVGAGDETQLAEIQVDQMSLLGLSAQAPAPTLEPARECSIRTRRGAEVVLMPIPCTN; encoded by the coding sequence ATGCGTATGGTATTCGGATTGGTATTGCTTGCCGGCGTCGCGCTTGCCGGCAGTGCGGTGTTTATGGCAAAAAATTACATCGGTGCCTATCAGGCTGAACTCGCCCGTGCGCAGCAGAACCAGCAAGCGGTTGTGCCGATGCAAACCGTCTATGTCGCGGCGCGGCCCTTGCTTTATGGCGAGGTTCTCAAAGAAAGCGACGTGCGACCCGTGACCTGGCCGATTGATGCCATTCCGCAGGGCACTTTCAACGACATGGCCGCAATGTTCCCGCAAGGCGAGGAAGATGTGCGCCTGATCGTGCGCGCCATGGAGAAGGATGAGGCGATCATGGCCGTCAAGGTGACGGAGCCCGGCGAGGATATCGGGCTGACCACGCGCCTTGAAAAAGGCATGCGCGCCTTTGCGATCCGGGTCGATGTGGCCAGCGGCGTTTCGGGCTTTTTGCGTCCGGGCGACCGGGTCGATATTTACTGGACCGGGCGGATCACCATGGGGCCGGATAACGGCGATGTCACCAAATTGATCGAGGATTCCGTGCGTCTGATCGCAGTCGATCAGAACGATGCGCAGACCAGCGGCACAAGAATTGCGCGCACGGTCACGGTCGCGGTAAAGCCCGAACAGGTCGCCGCCCTCGCGCAAGCGCAATCCACGGGCAATCTGTCCCTCTCCCTCGTCGGCGCGGGGGATGAGACGCAGTTGGCGGAAATCCAGGTGGATCAGATGTCTTTGCTTGGGTTAAGCGCGCAGGCGCCCGCCCCCACCCTTGAGCCCGCGCGCGAATGCAGCATCCGAACCCGGCGCGGGGCCGAGGTGGTCTTGATGCCGATCCCCTGCACAAACTGA
- a CDS encoding type II and III secretion system protein family protein, with the protein MKIDGFVRAALLGLSMGVLPVGLMAPVNAQADTLRVVTKGTGKTLAVPMNRAVVVESEIPFAELSIANPGIADISSLSDRTIYVLGKTPGMTTLTLLDAAGQLITNVEVRVAPDVTEFKERLGQILPGERVEVRTANDGIVLSGTVSSSQKLQKALDLAQRYAPDRVSNLMSVGGVQQVMLKVRFAEMNRTVSKSLSSSLALGSRSNQGGSGTTNTVGGVLNSLAGNIPAANENAGAVLFGFNVGSTQVGLLIEALERKGAVRTLAEPNLVALSGQEANFLAGGEYPVPVAQDNDTISVEFKPFGVELNFVPRVVDSDLINLQLSAAVSAIDPSNGVSLGNGFELDAFSRRETSTTVEMRDGESFAIAGLLQDDFTDQSSQLPWIGDVPILGALFRSADYQRSQTELVIIITAHLVSPTRGQALALPTDRIKPPTEKDFFLMGRTVSNVSAPQSGAAREVAKQDFSGSYGYVME; encoded by the coding sequence ATGAAAATTGACGGTTTTGTAAGAGCAGCCCTGCTAGGGCTGTCAATGGGCGTATTGCCTGTGGGGCTGATGGCCCCCGTGAATGCGCAGGCCGATACCCTGCGCGTTGTCACCAAAGGGACCGGCAAGACGCTGGCCGTGCCGATGAACCGCGCGGTGGTGGTGGAGAGCGAAATCCCCTTTGCCGAGTTGAGCATCGCCAATCCGGGCATTGCGGATATCTCGTCGCTGTCGGATCGCACGATCTATGTGCTTGGGAAGACGCCGGGCATGACGACGCTGACGCTGCTGGACGCTGCGGGGCAGTTGATCACCAACGTCGAGGTGCGCGTCGCCCCTGATGTGACCGAATTCAAGGAACGTCTGGGACAAATCCTACCCGGTGAGCGGGTCGAAGTGCGCACGGCCAATGACGGCATCGTCCTGTCGGGCACTGTCTCGAGCAGTCAGAAACTGCAAAAGGCGCTGGATCTGGCGCAACGCTACGCCCCGGACCGTGTGTCCAACCTGATGAGCGTGGGTGGCGTGCAGCAAGTCATGCTGAAGGTCCGTTTCGCCGAGATGAACCGCACGGTTTCCAAATCGCTCAGCTCCTCTTTGGCTTTGGGCAGCCGCAGCAATCAGGGCGGCAGCGGGACGACGAACACTGTTGGTGGTGTGCTGAATTCGCTGGCGGGCAATATTCCCGCAGCCAATGAAAACGCCGGTGCTGTGCTTTTTGGCTTCAACGTCGGCTCCACGCAGGTCGGCCTTTTGATCGAGGCGCTGGAACGCAAGGGCGCGGTGCGCACCCTGGCCGAACCGAATTTGGTCGCCCTCTCCGGGCAGGAGGCCAATTTTCTCGCCGGGGGCGAATACCCGGTGCCGGTGGCGCAGGATAACGACACCATCAGCGTCGAATTCAAACCCTTTGGCGTGGAACTCAATTTCGTCCCGCGCGTGGTGGATAGCGATCTGATCAACCTGCAACTGTCTGCCGCGGTCTCCGCGATTGATCCCTCCAACGGTGTATCGCTGGGCAATGGGTTCGAGTTGGACGCCTTTTCGCGCCGTGAAACCTCCACGACCGTTGAAATGCGCGACGGCGAGAGCTTTGCGATTGCGGGGCTTTTGCAGGATGATTTCACCGATCAATCATCACAATTGCCCTGGATCGGAGATGTGCCCATTCTGGGGGCGCTGTTTCGCAGCGCAGATTATCAGCGCAGCCAGACGGAGCTTGTGATCATCATCACCGCGCATCTGGTATCGCCCACAAGGGGACAGGCACTGGCGCTGCCCACGGATCGCATCAAGCCTCCCACGGAAAAGGATTTTTTCCTGA